The Algoriphagus halophilus genome window below encodes:
- the truA gene encoding tRNA pseudouridine(38-40) synthase TruA, translating into MQSRPYSFLFSISYYGARYKGWAPQPNQPTVQRRLERVLRHVLGHEDFSLIGGSRTDSGVSCLGGYVQVFLREKVDMDFLLPQFNEHLPQDIQLNQVKEVPTSFNLIQSVQQKTYRYYFSNSSSFHPFASTFIVNIPNKLSWEMMNQACELFIGKHNFKGFCRPSENKTEYQREVISARIVSSNEFQGQFFPDQIFYFEIKGTGFLHHQVRMMMSALWLIGKGEMKISEIEQRFEYPEKYEKLPPAPANGLVLWETELYNL; encoded by the coding sequence ATGCAATCCAGACCCTATTCCTTTTTATTTTCTATCTCCTATTATGGGGCAAGGTATAAAGGTTGGGCTCCTCAGCCTAACCAACCAACCGTTCAAAGACGTTTGGAAAGGGTTTTAAGGCATGTATTGGGACATGAGGATTTTTCTCTGATAGGTGGAAGTCGAACAGATTCTGGGGTTTCTTGCCTTGGAGGCTATGTGCAAGTTTTCCTTCGGGAAAAGGTAGATATGGATTTTCTTTTACCTCAATTCAATGAACATCTGCCTCAGGATATCCAATTGAATCAGGTCAAGGAAGTTCCAACAAGCTTTAACCTCATTCAGTCTGTACAACAAAAGACCTATCGATACTATTTTTCTAACTCTTCATCATTTCATCCTTTTGCTTCTACTTTTATAGTCAATATTCCAAATAAGTTAAGCTGGGAGATGATGAATCAAGCTTGTGAATTGTTTATTGGGAAACACAATTTCAAAGGTTTCTGTAGACCTTCAGAAAATAAAACGGAATACCAACGTGAGGTGATTTCAGCGCGTATAGTTAGTTCCAATGAATTTCAGGGACAATTTTTTCCAGACCAGATCTTTTATTTTGAAATTAAGGGGACAGGCTTTTTACACCATCAAGTTCGTATGATGATGTCTGCCCTTTGGCTGATTGGGAAGGGCGAAATGAAAATCTCAGAAATCGAACAAAGATTTGAGTATCCCGAAAAATATGAAAAATTACCCCCTGCTCCAGCCAATGGATTGGTGCTGTGGGAAACGGAGTTATACAACCTTTGA
- a CDS encoding CehA/McbA family metallohydrolase domain-containing protein, with the protein MRYSLFLIAIFGLTLFACGEKPSEEIAQKKWYKGNLHTHSYWSDGDNYPEMIMDWYKSHDYDFVVLSDHNTLAAGEKWKLIPKSPSHEMGFQKYLDKYGDEVVYREDSAGRIEVKLKTLSEYRPMFEEKGEFLIIQSQELTESFEKKPLHMNVTNIQKLIPAEGGSSVSEILQNGLDRVKAQRDSTGVPMFLHINHPNFIWAITPEDMIELNGERFFEVYNGHPQVNNYGDSLRPSMEVLWDKVQSAYLRANKPLLYGLAVDDAHNYHVFDQNSSNPGRGWVMVLAKDLNPESLIEAMEQGDFYATTGVTLSSIDFDGKTLYVEVEPEPGVDYTIQFFGTKKSAPEESGLLLEEVSGIKADFTLEANDMYVRAKIISSKPKENPYQLGDTEVAWTQPVVSN; encoded by the coding sequence ATGCGATACTCTCTTTTTCTAATAGCAATCTTTGGTTTGACACTTTTTGCTTGTGGAGAAAAGCCCTCAGAAGAAATAGCTCAAAAAAAGTGGTACAAAGGAAATTTGCATACCCATTCTTATTGGTCAGATGGAGATAATTATCCTGAAATGATTATGGATTGGTATAAGTCACATGATTATGATTTCGTAGTACTTTCAGATCATAATACCTTGGCCGCCGGAGAAAAGTGGAAATTGATTCCTAAATCTCCTTCTCATGAAATGGGCTTTCAGAAATACTTAGATAAATATGGGGATGAGGTGGTATATCGGGAAGACTCTGCCGGGAGGATTGAAGTGAAATTAAAAACCCTTTCTGAATATAGACCAATGTTTGAAGAGAAAGGAGAGTTTTTGATTATTCAATCACAGGAATTGACTGAAAGCTTTGAAAAAAAGCCATTGCACATGAATGTGACTAATATTCAAAAGTTGATTCCTGCGGAAGGAGGGAGTTCAGTATCAGAGATTTTGCAAAATGGATTGGATCGTGTTAAAGCGCAACGGGATTCCACTGGTGTTCCCATGTTTTTACATATCAACCATCCGAATTTTATCTGGGCAATTACGCCTGAGGATATGATTGAGTTAAATGGGGAGCGGTTTTTCGAAGTGTATAATGGTCATCCTCAGGTAAATAATTATGGGGATTCATTAAGACCAAGTATGGAAGTGCTTTGGGACAAGGTCCAATCAGCCTATTTGAGAGCTAACAAGCCATTATTATATGGATTAGCAGTAGATGATGCGCATAATTACCATGTGTTTGATCAAAATAGTAGTAATCCAGGTAGAGGCTGGGTAATGGTGTTGGCCAAAGATTTAAATCCAGAGTCATTAATTGAGGCCATGGAACAAGGAGATTTTTATGCTACTACAGGAGTGACATTGAGTTCCATAGATTTTGATGGGAAAACACTTTATGTGGAGGTAGAACCAGAACCAGGTGTGGACTACACCATACAGTTTTTTGGTACTAAAAAATCTGCCCCTGAGGAAAGCGGCCTGTTGTTGGAGGAAGTAAGTGGAATAAAAGCTGATTTTACGCTGGAAGCAAATGATATGTATGTTCGAGCCAAAATCATTTCCTCTAAGCCCAAAGAAAATCCATATCAATTGGGAGATACTGAAGTAGCTTGGACCCAGCCTGTGGTTTCTAATTAA
- the leuB gene encoding 3-isopropylmalate dehydrogenase, translating into MEMNIALLPGDGIGPEVIDQAVKVVKAIGQKFGHQISFKEAVVGAAAIDATGLPYPDSTHEIAAASDAVLFGAIGDPKYDNDPKAKVRPEQGLLLMRQKLGLFANVRPTFTFPSLVHKSPLKLDRVEGVDFVFFRELTGGVYFGEPRGRNEQGTKAFDTNVYSKEEITRLARMGFEAAQKRRKLLTCVDKANVMATSRLWRETVQELAPEYPDVKVEYEFVDAVAMRLIQWPKAYDVLITENLFGDILTDEASVISGSMGLMPSASLGTSIKLFEPIHGSYPQAAGKDIANPLATVLSAAMMFEYAFDLKEEAQLISDVVNQSLAEGYVTEDIADGGPSYKTSQVGDWLAAKILA; encoded by the coding sequence ATGGAAATGAATATCGCGCTGTTGCCGGGTGATGGCATCGGCCCTGAAGTAATCGACCAGGCTGTCAAAGTTGTAAAAGCAATTGGGCAGAAATTCGGACACCAAATCTCATTTAAAGAAGCAGTAGTTGGAGCGGCAGCAATTGATGCCACTGGACTACCTTACCCAGATTCTACCCATGAAATTGCAGCAGCATCTGATGCAGTTCTCTTCGGGGCTATTGGTGATCCAAAATATGACAATGATCCTAAAGCAAAAGTAAGACCTGAACAAGGACTTCTTTTGATGAGACAAAAATTGGGCTTGTTTGCCAATGTCCGTCCTACATTTACATTCCCTTCTTTGGTACACAAATCACCATTGAAACTGGATAGAGTAGAAGGGGTTGATTTCGTATTCTTTAGAGAGTTGACCGGCGGAGTGTATTTCGGGGAACCTAGAGGTAGAAATGAGCAAGGAACGAAAGCTTTTGATACCAATGTTTATAGCAAGGAAGAGATTACGCGACTTGCCAGAATGGGATTTGAGGCAGCACAGAAAAGAAGGAAATTATTGACTTGCGTAGATAAAGCAAATGTCATGGCTACTTCCAGACTTTGGAGAGAAACTGTTCAAGAATTGGCTCCTGAATACCCAGATGTAAAGGTGGAGTATGAATTTGTAGATGCTGTGGCAATGCGATTGATCCAATGGCCAAAAGCATACGATGTTTTAATTACCGAAAACTTGTTTGGTGACATCTTAACGGATGAGGCTTCTGTAATCTCTGGCTCTATGGGATTGATGCCATCTGCCTCTTTGGGTACTTCCATTAAATTATTTGAACCAATTCACGGTTCTTATCCCCAAGCAGCTGGAAAAGATATTGCCAACCCATTAGCTACAGTACTTTCTGCAGCCATGATGTTTGAATATGCTTTTGACTTGAAAGAAGAAGCTCAATTAATTTCTGATGTGGTAAATCAATCCCTCGCGGAAGGATATGTCACTGAAGATATTGCAGATGGCGGACCATCTTACAAAACTTCTCAAGTGGGAGATTGGCTAGCAGCTAAGATTTTGGCTTAA
- a CDS encoding alpha-isopropylmalate synthase regulatory domain-containing protein: protein MNHQRRIEIMDTTLRDGEQTSGVSFLPSEKLQIAKLLLEELRVDRIEVASARVSDGELEGVQKITHWAAEKGYLDRVEVLGFVDTPASVNWLIQAGAKVMNLLTKGSLNHLTHQLKKTQEQHFADIAQSIAHAQENGIDVNIYLEDWSNGMRNSKEYTLDLIEFLSKQPVKRIMLPDTLGLLSPEETKAFIIEIVAQFPDVHFDFHAHNDYDLSVANAMEAILNGVAGIHTTVNGLGERAGNAPLESVIAVIKDFTDLQINVQEQKIYRVSKLVEQFSGQHIPANKPVVGENVFTQTAGIHADGDNKKNLYFNDLMPERFGRQRKYALGKTSGKANILKNLEELGISLEKDELTKVTQRIIELGDKKERVTTEDLPYIISDVLQNNSIEKNIHIEGYHMTHSKGLKPTVQLRMKIHGKTYDESATGDGQYDSFMRALRKIYKGLKKELPKLIDYHVSIPPGGKTDAFVETVITWDYGKIFKTKGLDPDQTVAAMMATEKMLNIVETFNQNPTQEESKFYGNEYRAVAG, encoded by the coding sequence ATGAATCATCAGAGACGCATAGAAATAATGGATACAACACTGAGGGATGGAGAACAGACCTCAGGTGTTTCCTTTTTGCCTTCTGAAAAGCTACAAATTGCTAAGCTACTTTTGGAAGAGCTCCGGGTAGATAGGATTGAAGTGGCTTCGGCTCGCGTTTCTGACGGAGAGCTGGAGGGAGTACAAAAAATCACCCATTGGGCAGCGGAAAAAGGCTATTTGGATCGTGTGGAGGTGTTGGGTTTTGTAGACACTCCGGCATCAGTCAACTGGCTTATTCAAGCAGGTGCCAAAGTGATGAATTTATTGACTAAAGGGTCATTGAATCACTTGACGCATCAATTAAAAAAGACCCAAGAACAACATTTCGCTGATATTGCTCAAAGTATTGCCCATGCTCAGGAAAATGGGATCGATGTCAATATTTATCTTGAGGATTGGAGTAATGGTATGCGCAACTCTAAGGAGTATACGCTTGACTTGATTGAATTCCTTTCTAAACAGCCGGTAAAGCGAATTATGCTTCCGGATACGTTGGGCTTATTATCTCCTGAAGAGACCAAGGCTTTTATAATCGAAATTGTAGCACAATTTCCGGATGTACATTTTGATTTCCACGCACATAATGATTATGACCTTTCTGTGGCTAATGCCATGGAGGCTATATTAAATGGTGTGGCTGGAATTCATACTACCGTCAATGGATTAGGTGAACGCGCAGGAAATGCTCCTTTGGAATCTGTGATTGCAGTGATCAAAGATTTTACAGACCTACAGATCAATGTTCAAGAGCAAAAAATCTACAGGGTAAGCAAACTAGTAGAGCAATTTTCTGGGCAACATATTCCCGCTAATAAGCCGGTAGTGGGTGAAAATGTATTTACGCAGACCGCAGGAATCCATGCGGATGGTGATAACAAAAAGAACCTATACTTCAATGACCTGATGCCAGAGCGATTTGGTAGACAGCGAAAGTATGCTTTGGGAAAAACTTCTGGGAAAGCTAATATTCTAAAGAATTTAGAAGAATTGGGTATTTCTTTAGAGAAAGATGAATTGACCAAAGTTACCCAAAGAATCATTGAACTTGGGGATAAAAAAGAGCGCGTTACTACTGAAGATCTTCCATATATCATCTCAGATGTTCTTCAGAATAACTCCATTGAAAAGAATATCCACATAGAGGGATATCATATGACTCATTCTAAGGGATTGAAACCTACGGTTCAATTAAGAATGAAAATACATGGAAAAACCTATGACGAAAGTGCGACCGGCGATGGTCAATATGATTCATTCATGAGAGCGCTTCGCAAAATTTACAAGGGACTAAAAAAAGAGCTTCCTAAATTAATAGACTATCATGTCTCCATTCCTCCGGGAGGAAAAACCGATGCCTTTGTGGAAACGGTCATCACCTGGGATTATGGTAAAATATTTAAAACAAAAGGTCTTGATCCAGATCAGACCGTGGCAGCGATGATGGCCACAGAGAAAATGCTGAATATCGTCGAAACATTTAATCAAAATCCAACCCAAGAAGAATCCAAATTCTATGGAAATGAATATCGCGCTGTTGCCGGGTGA
- the leuD gene encoding 3-isopropylmalate dehydratase small subunit — protein MAYDKFTVLTSTAVPLPTENVDTDQIIPARFLKATEREGFGDNLFRDWRYDVEGNPKKDFVLNDPTYSGKILVAGKNFGSGSSREHAVWAIYDYGFRCVVSSFFADIFKNNCLNIGVLPVTVSPEFADKLLDAITENPETEIEVSIPAQTITLLSTGETESFDINAYKKDNMQNGFDDIDYLLSMESEIDEFEKTR, from the coding sequence ATGGCTTACGATAAATTCACCGTTTTAACGAGTACGGCAGTTCCTTTGCCTACAGAAAACGTAGATACAGACCAAATCATCCCTGCTCGTTTCCTAAAGGCAACAGAGCGTGAAGGTTTTGGTGACAATCTTTTCCGTGATTGGAGATATGATGTAGAAGGAAATCCAAAAAAGGATTTCGTTTTGAACGACCCCACTTATTCTGGTAAGATTCTAGTAGCGGGGAAAAACTTTGGATCAGGATCCAGTAGAGAACATGCAGTTTGGGCCATCTATGATTATGGGTTCAGATGTGTGGTTTCCAGCTTCTTCGCAGATATTTTCAAAAATAACTGTCTGAATATTGGGGTATTGCCAGTGACGGTTTCCCCGGAGTTTGCAGATAAATTATTGGATGCGATCACTGAAAATCCAGAAACGGAAATTGAAGTGAGCATTCCTGCTCAAACAATCACCTTGCTCTCTACAGGAGAGACGGAGTCTTTTGACATCAATGCCTATAAAAAGGATAATATGCAAAATGGCTTTGACGATATCGACTACTTGCTGAGCATGGAGTCTGAGATCGATGAGTTTGAAAAAACTAGATAA
- the leuC gene encoding 3-isopropylmalate dehydratase large subunit, with translation MEKTTLFDKIWDAHVVRSVPSGPDVFFIDKHFIHEVTSPVAFLNLEKRGVSVKYPHRTIATPDHNVPTIEQDQTIKDKLSRMQVEKLRENCNKYGIELHDLGSAHHGIVHVIGPELGITQPGMTIVCGDSHTSTHGAFGAIAFGIGTSEVEMVFATQCIMQSKPKKMRITVDGELGNGVTSKDIILYIIAKISAAGATGYFVEYAGTAIQSLSMEARMTICNMSIEMGARGGLIAPDETTFEYLKGKQYAPKGEDWDKAVAEWSQLKTDEGAVFDKEYHFDAADIEPMITYGTNPGMGIKVLGNIPTTEGMEGSNKTSYLKSLEYMGFVPGEPVKGKKVDYVFVGSCTNGRIEDIRAVAGFVKGHKKADNITAWIVPGSKEVEKMAQEEGLVKILEEAGFELRQPGCSACLAMNDDKIPAGKYAVSTSNRNFEGRQGPGARTMLASPLTVAAVAVTGKITDPREVFVES, from the coding sequence ATGGAAAAGACAACATTATTCGATAAAATCTGGGATGCTCATGTGGTACGTTCCGTACCTTCAGGACCAGATGTATTCTTCATTGATAAGCATTTTATCCATGAAGTTACCTCTCCTGTGGCATTCCTAAATCTGGAGAAAAGAGGGGTTTCAGTAAAATATCCTCACCGTACAATTGCTACTCCAGATCATAACGTTCCGACAATTGAGCAAGATCAAACGATCAAGGACAAATTGTCAAGAATGCAAGTTGAAAAACTTAGAGAAAACTGTAACAAGTATGGAATCGAATTGCATGATCTAGGCTCTGCCCATCATGGAATTGTTCACGTCATTGGACCTGAATTGGGTATTACCCAGCCAGGAATGACCATTGTTTGTGGAGATAGCCATACTTCTACCCATGGTGCGTTCGGAGCGATCGCATTCGGTATTGGTACTTCTGAAGTAGAAATGGTATTTGCTACTCAGTGTATCATGCAGTCTAAGCCTAAGAAAATGAGAATCACCGTAGACGGGGAATTGGGAAATGGAGTAACCTCCAAGGATATTATTTTATATATCATCGCTAAAATTTCTGCTGCAGGAGCCACAGGTTACTTTGTAGAATATGCAGGAACTGCTATTCAAAGTTTATCCATGGAAGCAAGAATGACCATTTGTAACATGTCAATTGAAATGGGTGCAAGAGGTGGATTGATCGCTCCTGATGAGACGACTTTTGAATACCTAAAAGGAAAGCAATATGCTCCAAAGGGAGAAGATTGGGATAAAGCAGTGGCAGAGTGGTCTCAATTGAAAACAGACGAAGGTGCTGTTTTTGATAAAGAATATCATTTTGATGCGGCTGATATTGAACCAATGATTACCTATGGAACCAATCCAGGTATGGGGATCAAAGTTCTTGGAAATATTCCTACTACGGAAGGAATGGAAGGAAGCAACAAAACTTCTTACTTGAAATCTTTGGAATATATGGGTTTTGTACCAGGTGAGCCTGTGAAAGGAAAGAAAGTAGATTATGTTTTTGTTGGGTCGTGTACCAATGGTAGAATTGAAGATATCCGTGCGGTAGCAGGTTTTGTGAAAGGTCATAAAAAAGCAGATAACATCACTGCTTGGATTGTTCCTGGATCAAAAGAAGTGGAGAAAATGGCCCAAGAAGAAGGCTTGGTGAAAATATTGGAAGAAGCAGGATTTGAGTTGAGACAACCAGGATGTTCTGCATGTCTTGCAATGAATGATGATAAAATTCCAGCAGGCAAATATGCAGTTTCCACTTCCAACAGAAACTTCGAAGGACGTCAAGGACCAGGTGCCAGAACAATGTTGGCTTCTCCTTTGACAGTTGCTGCAGTAGCTGTAACCGGTAAAATCACCGATCCACGCGAAGTGTTTGTAGAATCCTAA
- a CDS encoding 2-isopropylmalate synthase: MSEKLWIFDTTLRDGEQVPGCQLNTQEKIVVAKALEELGVDIIEAGFPISSPGDFNSVVEISKAVSNPIICALSRAVEKDIEVAAQALKFAKKGRIHTGIGVSPYHIQYKLRSTPDDIIRRGVAAVKFARQFVDDVEFYAEDAGRSEPDFLCKIIEEVIKAGATVVNIPDTTGYCLPEQYGAIISNLKNNVPNIDKAIIATHCHNDLGMATANTVAGVQQGARQVEVTINGIGERAGNTSMEEVVMAIKCHQSIPVHTEIVTPLIYKTSRLVSKLMNMPVQPNKAIVGRNAFAHSSGIHQDGVLKHRENYEIIDPKDVGVEESTIVLTARSGRAALKHHLDALGVELEGDALREVYEAFLVLADSKRDIGRKDLMGLVGKYLEESNFIELGDVSYSSNGAIQAKVSLTIGEEQHQATSHGNGPVDAVLKAIDKIVKPQVDLEEFLIQAITHGSDDVAKVHMRLIKGDKPYYGFSSNTDIVLASAQAFVDALNKIPVKEYTTA, translated from the coding sequence ATGAGTGAAAAGCTATGGATATTTGACACAACCCTAAGAGACGGGGAGCAAGTTCCAGGGTGTCAACTAAATACCCAGGAGAAAATTGTGGTGGCGAAAGCTTTGGAAGAACTAGGTGTAGATATCATCGAAGCCGGCTTTCCAATTTCCAGTCCGGGAGATTTCAACTCGGTGGTGGAGATTTCAAAGGCAGTTTCAAACCCAATCATTTGTGCCCTCTCGAGAGCCGTTGAGAAGGATATCGAAGTAGCAGCCCAGGCACTCAAATTTGCTAAGAAAGGTAGGATTCACACTGGAATCGGTGTGTCTCCTTACCATATACAATATAAGCTACGCTCTACGCCGGATGATATCATCCGGCGCGGGGTGGCAGCTGTTAAGTTTGCAAGACAATTTGTAGACGATGTAGAGTTCTATGCAGAAGATGCAGGACGTTCGGAGCCAGATTTCCTTTGCAAAATCATTGAAGAGGTAATTAAAGCAGGGGCTACTGTGGTGAATATTCCTGATACTACAGGATATTGTTTGCCTGAGCAATATGGTGCGATTATTTCGAATCTTAAGAATAATGTCCCAAACATAGATAAGGCGATCATCGCCACACATTGTCACAATGACTTGGGAATGGCTACTGCTAATACGGTTGCCGGAGTTCAACAAGGTGCCCGTCAAGTAGAAGTAACAATTAATGGAATTGGGGAAAGGGCAGGAAACACTTCTATGGAAGAAGTAGTGATGGCTATCAAATGTCACCAATCCATCCCTGTTCATACTGAAATCGTTACACCTCTAATTTACAAAACCAGCCGATTAGTTTCTAAGCTGATGAATATGCCTGTGCAACCGAACAAGGCTATCGTTGGTAGAAACGCATTTGCTCATTCATCAGGTATTCACCAAGATGGGGTGTTGAAGCATAGAGAAAACTATGAAATCATCGATCCAAAAGATGTTGGAGTAGAAGAATCAACCATTGTTTTGACGGCTAGATCTGGAAGAGCAGCTTTGAAGCACCATTTGGATGCTTTGGGTGTTGAATTGGAAGGAGATGCATTGAGAGAAGTGTATGAGGCGTTCTTGGTTCTTGCCGATAGCAAAAGAGATATTGGAAGAAAAGACTTGATGGGCTTGGTAGGTAAATATTTAGAAGAGTCTAATTTTATTGAGCTTGGAGATGTTTCCTATTCTTCTAATGGAGCTATTCAAGCAAAGGTTTCCTTGACTATTGGAGAGGAACAACATCAAGCGACTTCTCATGGAAATGGTCCTGTAGATGCTGTATTGAAAGCAATTGATAAAATTGTGAAACCACAGGTAGATCTGGAAGAATTCTTGATTCAGGCAATTACCCATGGTAGTGATGATGTGGCTAAAGTACACATGAGATTGATCAAAGGAGATAAGCCTTATTATGGATTCTCTTCTAATACGGACATAGTTTTGGCTTCTGCCCAAGCTTTTGTTGACGCGCTAAACAAAATACCAGTCAAAGAATATACGACTGCTTAA
- the ilvC gene encoding ketol-acid reductoisomerase — MKLKFGTVEENVVTREEFPLEKAREVLKDEVIAVLGYGVQGPGQALNLKDNGFNVIVGQRKGSKTWDKAVADGWVPGETLFELEEACERGTILQFLLSDAGQIALWPTVKKHLTPGKALYFSHGFGVTYKDKTGIIPPPDIDVILVAPKGSGTSLRRMFVEGRGLNSSYAIYQDGTGKAKDRVIALGIGVGSGYLFETDFYREVTSDLTGERGTLMGAIQGIFAAQYEVLRANGHTPSEAFNETVEELTQSLMPLVAENGMDWMYANCSTTAQRGALDWWKPFRDATKPVFEELYNSVKTGQEAQKSIDSNSKEDYRVKLEAELKELRDSEMWQAGAVVRQLRPENN; from the coding sequence ATGAAATTAAAATTCGGCACAGTAGAGGAGAATGTAGTTACCAGAGAAGAATTTCCTTTGGAAAAAGCTAGAGAAGTCCTAAAGGATGAAGTTATTGCGGTATTAGGCTACGGGGTTCAAGGACCTGGTCAGGCACTAAACCTGAAAGACAATGGCTTTAACGTGATTGTAGGACAAAGAAAAGGATCAAAAACTTGGGATAAAGCTGTTGCTGATGGCTGGGTGCCAGGTGAGACCTTGTTCGAATTGGAAGAAGCTTGCGAAAGAGGTACAATTCTTCAATTCCTTCTTTCTGATGCTGGTCAGATTGCTCTTTGGCCAACAGTTAAAAAACACCTGACTCCAGGGAAAGCATTGTATTTCTCTCATGGATTCGGCGTGACATACAAAGATAAAACAGGAATCATCCCTCCCCCAGATATCGATGTGATCTTGGTGGCACCAAAAGGCTCTGGAACTTCTTTAAGAAGAATGTTTGTAGAAGGAAGAGGCTTGAATTCGTCTTATGCAATATATCAAGATGGAACTGGTAAGGCGAAAGACAGAGTTATAGCTTTGGGAATTGGTGTAGGATCAGGTTACTTGTTTGAAACTGATTTCTATAGAGAAGTTACTTCCGATCTTACAGGAGAAAGAGGTACATTAATGGGAGCGATTCAAGGGATTTTTGCTGCACAATACGAAGTGTTGAGAGCAAATGGCCATACCCCATCTGAAGCATTCAATGAAACAGTTGAGGAGCTTACTCAATCTTTGATGCCATTGGTAGCAGAGAATGGAATGGACTGGATGTATGCTAACTGTTCCACTACAGCTCAAAGAGGAGCTTTGGATTGGTGGAAGCCTTTTAGAGATGCGACCAAGCCGGTATTTGAAGAATTATATAATAGTGTAAAAACTGGTCAAGAGGCACAGAAGTCAATTGATTCGAATTCGAAAGAAGATTATAGAGTGAAATTGGAAGCTGAATTGAAAGAGTTGAGAGATTCTGAAATGTGGCAAGCAGGTGCTGTCGTCAGACAATTGAGACCAGAAAACAATTAA
- the ilvN gene encoding acetolactate synthase small subunit, producing MKRYTIFVITENFIGILNRITIIFTRRGINIDALTASESRIEGIHRITIEVTASEDTVIQLVNQIEKIIDVIKAFYHEDDGVVYQEIALYKIPVSKLDGGLEKIIRQHNAKIIAAEPEFVVLELSGHKEQTQELLEILKGYGLLEFARSGRVAIAKRMHTIDSYVK from the coding sequence ATGAAACGTTATACCATTTTTGTGATTACCGAAAATTTTATCGGTATTCTCAACCGCATCACCATCATCTTTACTAGAAGAGGAATCAATATTGATGCTCTTACTGCCTCAGAAAGCAGAATCGAAGGAATTCATCGGATTACGATCGAGGTGACAGCCAGTGAAGATACTGTCATCCAATTAGTGAACCAGATAGAGAAAATCATCGACGTGATCAAAGCATTTTATCATGAAGATGATGGGGTGGTGTATCAGGAGATTGCACTCTATAAAATTCCAGTATCGAAATTGGATGGTGGTCTGGAAAAAATAATTCGTCAGCACAATGCAAAGATTATTGCGGCCGAGCCAGAGTTCGTCGTGCTTGAATTATCTGGTCACAAAGAACAAACGCAGGAACTTCTAGAAATATTAAAAGGATATGGTCTTTTGGAGTTTGCCCGATCAGGTAGGGTAGCAATAGCCAAAAGGATGCATACCATCGATAGTTACGTAAAATAA